TTTATATATTGCCATCGGTATCATCGGTGCTACGGTGATGCCGCATAATTTATACCTGCATTCTGCATTGGTGCAAACACGCAAGATCAAAAAAACAGAGGCCGGTATTAAACAGGCCATCAAAATAAATTTCTGGGATACCACCATTGCTTTGAACCTTGCCTTCTTTGTAAACGCAGCCATCCTCATTCTTGCCGCCACTGTTTTCTTTAAAGCAGGGCATACGGAAATTGCGGACCTGCATGAAGCACATCGTATGCTGGAACCTTTGCTGGGCGGCAAGCTAGCGCCGATCCTCTTTGCGGTGGCATTGATCGCAGCAGGACAAAGCTCTACAGTTACAGGCACCCTCGCAGGACAGATCGTCATGGAAGGATATCTGCGTTTACGGATCAATCCCTGGTTGCGGAGATTACTCACAAGGCTGGTGGCTATTGTACCGGCATTGATCGTGATATGGGTTTCAGGAGAAGAAAAGATAGGCCAGTTGCTGGTGTTCAGCCAGGTACTGCTGAGTTTACAATTAGGCTTTGCCGTTATTCCATTGATACACTTTGTAAGTGATAAACAAACGATGGGGCAGTTTGCTATCAGGTGGCATGTAAAATTGCTTGCATGGCTGATTGCCACCATTTTGGTGTACCTTAATATACGTATGGTATATTCCGAAGCCAGTACCTTTATCAGTGAAAACCAAAATGGATGGGTAGATGCCCTGATCATCTTCATCGGGGTGGTATTTGTGGCATTGCTGGTGATCACTATTATCTATCCTTTCCTCAGCCGCTACCGTCAGAAAGGTTCAGCACGTATGCATCCTACGCAGGTTACATTGGGCAACCTGGAAGCGCCGAAGTACAAAAGGATTGCCCTGGCGCTCGACTTTTCACAGTTTGATGAAAAGATCATTGCCAATGCCCTGGCGCAAGGGCAACCGGATACGGAGTATGTACTGATACACATAGTAGAGAGTGCTTCCGCGCGGTATTTCGGGAAAGATGCGGATGACTTCGAAACACGGAAAGACCAGGAGCAGTTAGATACTTATCTCGAGTTGCTGAAA
This DNA window, taken from Chitinophaga niabensis, encodes the following:
- a CDS encoding Nramp family divalent metal transporter; amino-acid sequence: MKLQDHAASLSEVHQSIDTTGQSTSKWRRILAFFGPAYLVSVGYMDPGNWATDLAGGSKFGYTLLWVLLMSNMMALLLQSLSARLGIVRGRDLAQANRETYPAPVNFVLYILAEIAIAATDLAEVLGMAIGIQLLTGMPLMWGVSLTVLDTFLLLLLQRYGIRKMEAFIIALVAIVGTSFLIQLLLAKPDVSEVVTGFVPSLPDETALYIAIGIIGATVMPHNLYLHSALVQTRKIKKTEAGIKQAIKINFWDTTIALNLAFFVNAAILILAATVFFKAGHTEIADLHEAHRMLEPLLGGKLAPILFAVALIAAGQSSTVTGTLAGQIVMEGYLRLRINPWLRRLLTRLVAIVPALIVIWVSGEEKIGQLLVFSQVLLSLQLGFAVIPLIHFVSDKQTMGQFAIRWHVKLLAWLIATILVYLNIRMVYSEASTFISENQNGWVDALIIFIGVVFVALLVITIIYPFLSRYRQKGSARMHPTQVTLGNLEAPKYKRIALALDFSQFDEKIIANALAQGQPDTEYVLIHIVESASARYFGKDADDFETRKDQEQLDTYLELLKSKNIHAKGILGYRHRAKEIVRIVKQEKADLLILGGHGHTGIKDWIYGETVNNVRHYVHIPVLVVQ